Below is a window of Mucilaginibacter ginkgonis DNA.
TTCCGGACTATGCACTTCAAATCGGTAGAAATATTGTTTGCAGGAAGCTTTATTTCAACGGAACTCAGATAATTGGGGTTGTGCTTAAACTGTTTAATGTGTTCCGCCGCCTGGGCGTTACGCATCCACCAATACATTTCTTTAGGCACAGCATTGTCAGTGAGCATTTTAAGGTTAGCCGTAGCCCAGCTGCCTCCGCCAATAATCGCTACCTTATTTTCAACGTCCATCAAATAAAATTTTACTTCCTTAGGTTAGAGAAGCAACAACCACAAAATAAAAAAATAATATGCATTTATTGGTTACGCTTAAGATTTATAATTTGCGCGTAATAAAACTCGTCAATGCGTGAGAGAACTAATGAAGATTTATACTTCTGTTATACCCTTTTGTTATTGCGGGAAGGGGAGTCAAGAAAGAATTGTGTAAGAGTCTTTAGGCGTTCCCCCGACAGGTCGGGGGAACGCTTTCCGCTCATACGTCTGCTTGCAGACGGTATCCGCTTCAATCGCTAACGCAAAAAACGCCCGAAATGTATTTAGTAAAAACTCCATGGTTGCTAAAAAAATTCTATCCCGGTTTGCTATGGAATATGCCGCGGGACGAGCGTAAGATCTATCTAACTTTTGACGATGGCCCTATCCCGGAGGTAACCCCCTTTGTACTGGACACCCTCTCGGATTTCAATGCCAGAGCTACATTTTTTTGTATTGGAGATAACATTCGAAAGCATCCCGAAATATTTGAACAAGTAAAACAGGCAGGGCACGCCATAGGCAACCACACCTTTAATCACCTTCGTGGCTGGGCCACAGATGATACAGCGTATATTAAGAACCTGCAAGCTTGTCAGGAGTTGATAGGTACGAACTTGTTTCGCCCGCCATACGGGCGCATGAAAAGATCCCAGATCAGTCACGTAAATGAGATCTATCCAGAGATGCAAATAGTGATGTGGGATGTTTTAAGCGGCGACTTTGATACAGAGCTATCACCTGATAATTGCCTTAAAAACGTCTTAAAGCATACGAGCAGCGGATCCATTATAGTTTTTCACGATA
It encodes the following:
- a CDS encoding polysaccharide deacetylase family protein — its product is MYLVKTPWLLKKFYPGLLWNMPRDERKIYLTFDDGPIPEVTPFVLDTLSDFNARATFFCIGDNIRKHPEIFEQVKQAGHAIGNHTFNHLRGWATDDTAYIKNLQACQELIGTNLFRPPYGRMKRSQISHVNEIYPEMQIVMWDVLSGDFDTELSPDNCLKNVLKHTSSGSIIVFHDSLKAFERLKYVLPRALGHWSKQGYQFAVL